The Pseudofrankia inefficax genome window below encodes:
- a CDS encoding PP2C family protein-serine/threonine phosphatase, producing MSLRLHYAIRSDVGHVREGNEDSAYAGPYLLAVADGMGGHAAGEVASSTVIAALADLDTEIDADELVEALVSAMHDANANLRAMSARDGSLDGMGTTVTAVLASGDQFGVLHVGDSRCYLLRDEVLSQITHDHTLVQDLVDQGRITPEQANSHPQRSLLMRALDGREVDPDLSLRQARVGDRYLLCSDGLSGVVSGETILEALLGTSPQDAVDRLIELALKGGGPDNITVVVADVVDDEESAQSAMVAGAAAEKESVPGATPARVGPNPRNPDSDSAAARAARIGRASRGGLSPEDFADGATPGRGRRRFVFVGATVAVLIVVTAIASWAWVRSQYYVGVHDNKVAIFQGVQSLDALSSVHATFMPISEVAEPDQSAVRSGLHADDLADAQKKVSNLRTVPASGSTSKPTTTPTATPTNKSTLPGTAASIAACATSDPAAALNCVSLTSPSP from the coding sequence GTGAGCCTGCGGCTTCACTATGCGATCCGCTCGGACGTTGGCCACGTCCGAGAAGGAAACGAGGACTCGGCGTATGCCGGTCCCTACCTGCTAGCCGTCGCCGACGGTATGGGTGGTCACGCGGCGGGTGAGGTGGCAAGCTCGACGGTCATCGCCGCGCTGGCCGACCTGGACACCGAGATCGACGCCGACGAACTGGTGGAGGCGCTCGTCTCCGCCATGCACGACGCCAACGCGAACCTGCGGGCGATGTCGGCCCGCGACGGGTCACTCGACGGGATGGGCACCACTGTCACCGCCGTGCTGGCCTCGGGTGACCAGTTCGGAGTGCTGCATGTCGGCGACTCCCGCTGCTACCTGTTGCGCGACGAGGTCCTGAGCCAGATCACGCACGATCACACCCTCGTGCAGGACCTGGTCGACCAGGGACGGATCACCCCGGAGCAGGCGAACTCGCATCCTCAGCGCTCGCTGCTGATGCGGGCCCTCGACGGCCGGGAGGTCGACCCTGACCTCTCGCTGCGCCAGGCCAGGGTCGGCGACCGCTACCTGTTGTGCAGCGACGGCCTGTCCGGCGTCGTCAGCGGGGAGACGATCCTTGAGGCGCTGCTGGGAACGAGCCCGCAGGACGCCGTCGACCGTCTGATCGAGCTGGCGCTCAAGGGCGGCGGTCCGGACAACATCACGGTCGTCGTCGCGGACGTCGTCGACGACGAGGAGTCGGCGCAGTCCGCCATGGTGGCCGGTGCGGCCGCCGAGAAGGAGAGCGTTCCGGGCGCCACGCCGGCCCGGGTCGGCCCCAACCCGCGCAACCCGGACAGCGACTCGGCCGCCGCCCGAGCCGCCCGGATCGGCCGGGCCTCCCGGGGTGGGCTCTCACCCGAGGACTTCGCCGACGGCGCGACCCCTGGCCGGGGCCGCCGCCGGTTCGTCTTCGTCGGCGCGACCGTCGCGGTGCTGATCGTCGTCACCGCGATCGCCAGCTGGGCGTGGGTGCGCAGCCAGTACTACGTCGGCGTCCACGACAACAAGGTCGCGATCTTCCAGGGGGTGCAGAGCCTCGACGCACTGTCGAGCGTGCACGCGACCTTCATGCCGATCTCCGAGGTGGCCGAGCCGGACCAGAGCGCGGTCCGGTCCGGTCTGCACGCCGATGACCTCGCCGACGCGCAGAAGAAGGTGAGCAACCTGCGGACCGTCCCGGCCAGCGGGTCCACCTCGAAGCCGACCACGACTCCGACGGCGACCCCGACCAACAAGAGCACGCTGCCCGGCACAGCGGCCTCGATCGCCGCCTGTGCGACGTCCGACCCGGCGGCAGCCCTCAACTGCGTGAGCCTGACGTCCCCGTCCCCATGA
- a CDS encoding Fpg/Nei family DNA glycosylase: MPELPEMEALASVLRDRAVGKVVTRAEPVAINALRTVSPGPADLVGATLVDATRHGKFLDLVFAGTGGERLDLVAHLSRAGWLRWKDSQPTTPGRGGRGGLAWRLVFDDGSGFDLTEAGTQKRLAVYLVRDPAEVPGVARLGIDPLDPAFTVEALAALLTAAGRSQVKGVLTDQSVLAGVGNAYSDEVLWAARLSPFAPSSGLSGDQVAALHEALVGTLRAAVEAAGGLGAADLKAEKKANLAVHARTGEACPRCGDTVRQVSFADRSLQYCPTCQTGGRLLADRRLSRLLK, encoded by the coding sequence ATGCCGGAGCTGCCCGAGATGGAGGCGCTCGCGAGCGTGCTGCGCGACCGCGCGGTCGGCAAGGTCGTCACGAGGGCCGAGCCGGTCGCCATCAACGCACTGCGCACCGTCTCGCCTGGCCCGGCCGACCTGGTCGGCGCGACCCTGGTCGACGCCACGCGGCACGGCAAGTTCCTCGACCTCGTCTTCGCCGGCACCGGCGGCGAGCGGCTCGACCTCGTCGCGCACCTGTCCAGGGCCGGCTGGCTGCGCTGGAAGGACAGCCAGCCGACGACGCCCGGCCGCGGCGGGCGCGGTGGCCTCGCCTGGCGGCTGGTGTTCGACGACGGGTCCGGCTTCGACCTCACCGAGGCCGGCACCCAGAAGCGGCTGGCCGTCTACCTGGTGCGCGACCCGGCCGAGGTGCCCGGTGTGGCCCGGCTGGGCATCGACCCGCTGGACCCCGCCTTCACCGTCGAGGCGCTGGCCGCCTTGCTCACCGCCGCCGGGCGCAGCCAGGTCAAGGGCGTACTGACCGACCAGTCGGTCCTCGCCGGGGTCGGCAACGCCTACTCGGACGAGGTGCTGTGGGCGGCCAGGCTGTCCCCGTTCGCCCCGTCCAGCGGCCTGTCCGGCGATCAGGTCGCCGCCCTGCACGAAGCCCTGGTGGGAACGCTGCGAGCGGCCGTCGAGGCGGCCGGCGGGCTGGGCGCCGCCGACCTGAAGGCGGAGAAGAAGGCCAACCTGGCCGTGCACGCGCGGACCGGCGAGGCCTGTCCGCGCTGCGGCGACACCGTCCGCCAGGTCTCGTTCGCGGACCGCAGCCTGCAGTACTGCCCTACCTGCCAGACCGGCGGCCGGCTACTCGCCGACCGCCGCCTGTCCCGCCTGCTGAAGTAG
- a CDS encoding rhodanese-like domain-containing protein, producing the protein MGPDQVPTVTVADIPAEPTGDDKLFLLDVREPDEWAAGHIDGATHIPMGDLVSRLDEVPRSARVIAVCRSGNRSGMVTGYLTKGGWDAYNLAGGMMAWAAGGRPMTADSAGAPFVL; encoded by the coding sequence ATGGGTCCCGATCAGGTGCCGACCGTTACGGTGGCGGACATTCCCGCCGAACCTACGGGCGACGACAAGCTGTTCCTGCTCGACGTCCGGGAGCCGGACGAGTGGGCCGCCGGTCACATCGACGGCGCCACACACATCCCGATGGGCGACCTGGTCAGCCGCCTCGACGAGGTCCCGCGATCGGCCCGCGTCATCGCGGTCTGCCGGTCCGGCAACCGGTCGGGCATGGTAACCGGCTATCTGACCAAGGGCGGCTGGGACGCGTACAACCTGGCCGGAGGCATGATGGCCTGGGCTGCCGGCGGCCGTCCGATGACCGCCGACAGCGCGGGCGCCCCGTTCGTCCTCTGA
- a CDS encoding FtsW/RodA/SpoVE family cell cycle protein produces MTLPPLRRPRPADLTATFAGFPLPPGLEIPPYRRRELGLLVFAGVLATGALAALMLAHNGTLTFQVATYGLGFFALWGLGHLAVRWFAPAADPMLLPLVAALNGIGLVMIYRIDLARADAQRAAHKTVTAGAAQTQLVWTLLAIIVFVLVLAIVRDHTTLTRYTYTAGLAGILFLILPAVPGIGASINGARLWLRVGPFSFQPSEVSKILLMIFFAGYLSRMRDVISVASPTFLGLKLPRPRDLGPVLVAWAASLGVLVIENDLGSSLLLFAIFLVILYTATEQVSWVAIGLALFCCGALLADHLFSHVQVRVDGWLHAFDGSNPSGKSYQLVQGLYGFAAGGITGTGLGQGNPRKVPFSNTDFIMASLGEELGLTGVMAILVMYALIVMRGLRAAIGARDPFGKLLATGLSASLAFQVFVQVGGVMRLIPLTGITLPFVSYGGSSIVANAAIIALLLRISDSTIRSPREEAAPAPLYDPDAVAGARTQVVVKSP; encoded by the coding sequence ATGACCCTGCCGCCGCTGCGCCGGCCACGCCCCGCGGACCTCACGGCCACCTTCGCCGGATTCCCACTGCCACCAGGGCTCGAGATCCCGCCGTACCGTCGGCGCGAGCTCGGCCTGCTGGTGTTCGCGGGAGTTCTGGCGACCGGTGCGCTGGCCGCGCTGATGCTGGCGCACAACGGCACGTTGACCTTCCAGGTCGCTACCTACGGGCTTGGGTTCTTCGCGCTGTGGGGCCTGGGGCACCTGGCCGTCCGCTGGTTCGCCCCGGCGGCCGATCCGATGCTGCTGCCGCTGGTCGCGGCGCTCAACGGCATCGGCCTCGTGATGATCTATCGGATCGACCTGGCCAGGGCGGACGCACAGCGCGCCGCGCACAAGACGGTCACCGCCGGGGCCGCCCAGACCCAGCTGGTCTGGACCCTTCTCGCGATCATCGTGTTCGTGCTGGTCCTCGCGATCGTCCGCGACCACACCACGCTCACCCGCTACACCTACACCGCGGGCCTCGCCGGCATCCTGTTCCTGATCCTGCCGGCGGTCCCCGGCATCGGCGCGTCCATCAACGGAGCCCGGCTGTGGCTACGGGTCGGGCCGTTCTCGTTCCAGCCGAGCGAGGTCTCGAAGATCCTGCTCATGATCTTCTTCGCGGGCTACCTGAGCCGGATGCGCGACGTCATCTCCGTCGCCTCGCCGACGTTCCTGGGCCTGAAGCTGCCGCGGCCACGGGACCTGGGGCCCGTACTGGTCGCCTGGGCGGCGAGCCTCGGCGTCCTCGTCATCGAGAACGACCTGGGCTCGTCGCTGCTGCTGTTCGCGATCTTCCTGGTGATTCTCTACACGGCCACCGAGCAGGTCTCCTGGGTCGCGATCGGCCTGGCGCTGTTCTGCTGCGGCGCGCTGCTCGCGGACCACCTGTTCTCGCACGTCCAGGTCCGGGTCGACGGCTGGCTGCACGCGTTCGACGGCTCCAACCCGAGCGGCAAGTCCTACCAGCTCGTCCAGGGCCTGTACGGCTTCGCCGCCGGCGGGATCACCGGGACGGGACTGGGCCAGGGCAACCCGCGCAAGGTGCCGTTCTCGAACACGGACTTCATCATGGCCAGCCTCGGCGAGGAGCTCGGCCTGACCGGCGTCATGGCGATCCTGGTCATGTACGCGCTGATCGTGATGCGTGGGCTGCGGGCGGCCATCGGCGCCCGTGACCCGTTCGGCAAGCTGCTGGCGACCGGCCTGTCGGCGTCGCTGGCCTTCCAGGTCTTCGTGCAGGTCGGTGGTGTGATGCGGCTGATCCCGCTGACCGGCATCACCTTGCCGTTCGTCTCCTATGGCGGTTCCTCGATCGTCGCCAACGCGGCGATCATCGCGCTGCTGCTGCGGATCAGCGACAGCACCATCCGCAGCCCGCGGGAGGAGGCCGCGCCGGCGCCGCTCTACGACCCGGACGCGGTCGCCGGGGCGCGGACACAGGTCGTGGTGAAGAGCCCGTGA
- a CDS encoding FHA domain-containing protein FhaB/FipA: MDPSQPNELVLLLVKIGYLALLWTFVLLVVRAIRADLLEPARRRVQRRGTPVRAGGGGGDAVARPRGHQQPAQPPAGLPAPAPPNAPNAYPPSKVVVTKGPLAGTVIPLTGEPITIGRAPDSTLVLDDDFASGRHARLVPHDGRWFVEDLNSTNGTFLEHTKVTTPMPVSLGAPVRIGKTVLELRR; encoded by the coding sequence ATGGACCCGTCCCAGCCGAACGAGCTCGTCCTGTTGCTGGTGAAAATCGGCTACCTGGCGTTGCTCTGGACGTTCGTGCTGCTGGTCGTCCGCGCGATCCGCGCGGATCTGCTCGAACCCGCCCGGCGACGGGTGCAGCGGCGGGGCACTCCGGTCCGGGCGGGCGGCGGCGGTGGGGACGCCGTGGCGCGGCCTCGCGGTCATCAGCAGCCGGCTCAACCACCGGCGGGCCTACCGGCACCGGCGCCACCGAACGCACCCAATGCATACCCGCCAAGCAAGGTCGTGGTCACAAAGGGTCCGCTAGCGGGCACTGTCATCCCACTAACCGGCGAACCGATCACCATCGGACGGGCTCCGGACTCGACGTTGGTTCTTGACGATGACTTCGCGTCCGGCCGGCATGCGAGACTCGTCCCTCACGACGGGCGCTGGTTCGTCGAAGATCTCAACTCGACCAACGGAACCTTTCTCGAACACACGAAAGTGACCACGCCCATGCCGGTATCCCTCGGCGCGCCGGTCAGGATCGGCAAGACGGTCCTGGAGCTCCGCCGGTGA
- a CDS encoding TetR/AcrR family transcriptional regulator yields the protein MSSGGPQVVGVAASVPRPLRRDAERNRERILCAARELFVAHGLAVGVDEIARRAGVGMGTLYRRFPNKDALVEETLAAAVGRVRELAVIARETSPPGRALREFLMTSISDDACRWAFVSRRLWTGRTSALVFDDVVPLLGLMFTDAQEAGLIRADAVLADLIVLLRAVRVVLELTDAPVGQTWRRYIDLLLDSLRPSEHNTSLDGPPMTLRALASSAIEP from the coding sequence ATGAGTTCGGGGGGTCCCCAGGTCGTCGGCGTCGCCGCGTCGGTACCGCGACCGTTGCGGCGCGACGCGGAACGCAATCGTGAACGCATCCTGTGCGCGGCCCGAGAGCTGTTCGTCGCGCATGGCCTCGCTGTAGGCGTCGACGAGATCGCCCGCCGCGCCGGCGTCGGGATGGGGACGCTCTACCGCCGTTTCCCGAACAAGGACGCGCTCGTCGAGGAGACACTGGCCGCGGCGGTCGGGCGGGTCCGCGAGCTCGCGGTCATCGCCCGCGAGACCTCCCCGCCGGGTCGAGCGCTGCGCGAGTTCCTGATGACGTCGATCTCGGACGACGCCTGCCGGTGGGCCTTCGTCTCCCGGCGGCTGTGGACGGGCCGGACCTCCGCGCTCGTGTTCGACGACGTCGTCCCGTTGCTGGGGCTGATGTTCACCGACGCGCAGGAGGCCGGGCTGATCCGCGCGGACGCGGTGCTGGCCGACCTGATCGTGCTGCTGCGCGCGGTGCGGGTCGTGCTGGAGCTGACCGACGCGCCCGTGGGGCAGACCTGGCGCCGGTACATCGACCTGTTGCTGGACTCGCTGCGGCCCAGCGAGCACAACACCTCGCTCGACGGCCCGCCGATGACGCTGCGCGCCCTGGCGAGCTCGGCGATCGAACCCTGA
- a CDS encoding peptidoglycan D,D-transpeptidase FtsI family protein, giving the protein MNRPIRKVTIVCAVLFAALLVNANWVQVGDQHSLKQEPTNTREIAARLDRQRGGLLAGPANDRVTMASSTPVDDEFKYLRQYSDGRLYEPITGYFTLYSATGLEHTENLFLNGDDDRLLASRVSALLSGSGRKGGYVLTTIDPKIQQAASAALNGRKGAVVAMDPRTGAILAMVTAPTYDPNDLAGHNPDQVQKNYDALNADTNQPLLNRATQQTYPPGSTFKLITAAAALSTGQYDINSVLPAPDRLKLPQSNTELPNFGGERCGNGQTDTMIHALTISCNTAFASLGMQVGGDKLRAQAQAFGFNTTIDGFELPEAKSVFPSSLDQAQTAQSAIGQFDDRVTPLQMAQVVSAIANHGRMMKPYLVDELEGPDLKQISKTQPKELGQPISSSVADELTTMMKSVVTSGTGTKARISGVSVAGKTGTAEHGTNEPPHAWFVGFAPAENPSIAVAVVVEDGGGESGTGGSVAAPIAQKVMQIALDVQG; this is encoded by the coding sequence GTGAACCGGCCGATCCGGAAGGTCACGATCGTGTGCGCCGTGCTGTTCGCGGCGCTGCTGGTCAACGCGAACTGGGTGCAGGTCGGCGACCAGCACTCGCTCAAGCAGGAACCGACGAACACCAGGGAGATCGCGGCCCGGCTGGACCGGCAGCGCGGCGGCCTGCTCGCCGGCCCGGCCAACGACCGGGTGACGATGGCGTCCTCGACGCCCGTCGACGACGAGTTCAAGTACCTGCGCCAGTACTCGGACGGCCGGCTGTACGAGCCGATCACCGGGTATTTCACGCTGTACAGCGCCACCGGGCTGGAGCACACCGAGAACCTGTTCCTCAACGGCGACGACGACCGGCTGCTGGCCAGCCGGGTCAGCGCGCTGCTGTCCGGCTCTGGCCGCAAGGGCGGCTACGTGCTGACCACGATCGACCCGAAGATCCAGCAGGCCGCCTCGGCCGCTCTCAACGGGCGCAAGGGCGCCGTCGTCGCGATGGACCCGCGCACCGGCGCGATCCTCGCGATGGTGACCGCTCCGACGTACGACCCGAACGACCTGGCCGGCCACAACCCGGACCAGGTGCAGAAGAACTACGACGCGCTGAACGCGGACACCAACCAGCCGCTGCTGAACCGGGCCACCCAGCAGACCTATCCGCCCGGCTCCACCTTCAAGCTGATCACCGCCGCCGCCGCGCTGTCGACCGGGCAGTACGACATCAATTCGGTGCTCCCGGCGCCGGACCGGCTCAAGCTCCCGCAGAGCAACACCGAGCTGCCGAACTTCGGTGGTGAACGCTGTGGCAACGGGCAGACCGACACGATGATCCACGCACTGACGATCTCCTGTAACACCGCGTTCGCCTCGCTCGGCATGCAGGTCGGCGGGGACAAGCTGCGCGCGCAGGCGCAGGCGTTCGGGTTCAACACGACGATCGACGGCTTCGAGCTGCCCGAGGCGAAGAGCGTCTTCCCCTCGTCGCTCGACCAGGCGCAGACCGCGCAGTCGGCGATCGGCCAGTTCGACGACCGGGTCACTCCGCTGCAGATGGCACAGGTGGTGTCGGCCATCGCCAACCACGGGCGGATGATGAAGCCGTACCTCGTCGACGAGCTCGAAGGACCGGACCTCAAGCAGATCTCCAAGACCCAGCCGAAGGAGCTTGGACAGCCCATCTCGTCCTCGGTAGCCGATGAGCTGACGACCATGATGAAATCCGTCGTCACGTCCGGCACCGGTACCAAGGCACGAATCAGCGGCGTGTCGGTGGCCGGCAAGACAGGCACCGCCGAACATGGGACGAACGAGCCGCCGCACGCCTGGTTCGTCGGGTTCGCCCCAGCCGAAAACCCAAGCATCGCCGTCGCGGTCGTGGTCGAGGACGGCGGCGGAGAATCCGGGACCGGCGGTTCCGTCGCGGCCCCGATCGCGCAGAAGGTCATGCAGATCGCATTGGACGTTCAAGGATGA
- a CDS encoding HNH endonuclease family protein, with protein sequence MGTWVAGRLAAVVAAAATVAVLASGCNGVSTALSDTSTASPSGALPSGFAANGSDVGADGSALAALGTLKIAPLATSPKYDRDAFGTAWKDVDHNGCDTRNDVLHRDLHSVTVRTTDNCIVLTGELNDPYTNRIIRFNRGKDSAAVQIDHVVPLGDAWRTGAYAFPESEREAIANDPENLLAVDGPTNVKKSDSDASEWLPPAVGYRCTYVARQIGIKARYHLWVTQAEADAMRTVLSSCASQPELGG encoded by the coding sequence ATGGGCACGTGGGTCGCGGGGCGGCTCGCCGCAGTCGTGGCAGCGGCAGCGACAGTGGCGGTGCTGGCATCGGGGTGCAACGGGGTTTCGACGGCGCTCAGCGACACCTCGACGGCCAGTCCGTCGGGTGCGCTGCCGAGCGGGTTCGCGGCGAACGGTTCGGACGTCGGCGCCGACGGCTCCGCGCTCGCGGCGCTGGGCACGCTGAAGATCGCGCCGCTCGCCACGTCGCCGAAGTACGACCGTGACGCGTTCGGCACAGCCTGGAAGGACGTCGACCACAACGGCTGCGACACCCGCAACGACGTCCTGCACCGGGACCTGCACTCGGTGACGGTTCGCACGACCGACAACTGCATCGTCCTGACCGGCGAGCTGAACGACCCGTACACGAACAGGATCATCCGGTTCAACCGCGGCAAGGACTCCGCGGCGGTGCAGATCGACCACGTCGTCCCACTGGGCGACGCCTGGCGCACCGGTGCCTACGCCTTCCCCGAGTCCGAGCGCGAGGCGATAGCCAACGACCCCGAGAACCTCCTCGCCGTCGACGGACCGACGAACGTCAAGAAGAGCGACAGCGACGCCAGTGAATGGCTCCCGCCGGCCGTGGGTTACCGGTGCACCTACGTCGCGCGGCAGATCGGCATCAAGGCCCGCTATCACCTCTGGGTGACCCAGGCCGAGGCCGACGCCATGCGCACCGTGCTCTCGTCCTGCGCCTCCCAGCCCGAACTCGGCGGCTGA
- a CDS encoding FhaA domain-containing protein, producing the protein MGVLQRFERRLGGLVEGAFAKVFKGGVEPVEIAGALAREADDRRAISSNRVLVPNEFAVELASPDYNRLSPYSRALCDELAEMVREHAAEQRYTFVGPVSIRLSEAPDLDVGVFRIRSSVASAEGMVATPQRRGSRAAPGVPRLLITNKEAPPGREREYELTAESTLIGRSVECDIRLTDTGVSRRHGEIRRMPDGNWLYVDAGSTNGSIVNGRPATQVKLVNGDLIELGAALVTFQRDDGRGGRDSREPGRLGVEPPEPFGRPNDREPGGGPDAFRGGRGVDRDGRLDPRDRLEPRDRLEPRDRPGPRGDQYRDRPDGPVRPDRPAGNRPDEPFNDRSGARGEPYRDRPPGPARADRPDRLGARPDEPFNDRSGARGEPYRDRQAGPARADRPRADEPFDDRSGPRGEVFRDRSGARGEPYRDGPNGRPARPGPPRPEPQRDERPRHDPQRKDSPRPGPPREPAQPEGPRPLGARRPAPADDRSGPRGARPRDEAYGGPSSARNEPNRDGPARLPRDGRDARDARPRQDGDSDEYAGQGRGYGRRGDGSGPHPAGARRAGGRDAGGRDGRPPEEIYDAETVLPSRAPGRPRSDDPRRRPGPPPPSDRSW; encoded by the coding sequence ATGGGTGTGCTGCAGCGATTCGAACGCCGCCTGGGCGGCCTCGTCGAGGGCGCGTTCGCGAAGGTCTTCAAGGGCGGCGTCGAGCCGGTGGAGATCGCGGGGGCGCTCGCCCGGGAGGCCGACGACAGGCGGGCGATCAGCTCCAACCGGGTGCTGGTGCCGAACGAGTTCGCCGTGGAGCTGGCCAGCCCGGACTACAACCGCCTGTCGCCCTACAGCCGGGCCCTGTGTGACGAGCTGGCCGAGATGGTCCGCGAGCATGCGGCCGAGCAGCGGTACACGTTCGTCGGGCCGGTGAGCATCCGGCTGTCCGAGGCGCCGGACCTGGACGTCGGCGTGTTCCGGATTCGCAGCAGCGTGGCGTCGGCGGAGGGGATGGTGGCGACGCCGCAGCGGCGTGGGTCGCGAGCCGCGCCGGGTGTGCCCCGACTGCTGATCACGAACAAGGAGGCCCCGCCCGGCCGGGAGCGGGAGTACGAGCTCACCGCCGAGTCGACCCTGATCGGCCGCAGCGTGGAGTGCGACATCCGGCTGACGGACACCGGGGTCTCCCGCCGCCACGGCGAGATCCGTCGGATGCCGGATGGCAACTGGCTCTACGTGGACGCGGGCTCGACGAACGGCAGCATCGTGAACGGGCGGCCGGCGACGCAGGTCAAGCTCGTCAACGGGGACCTGATCGAGCTTGGCGCCGCCCTGGTCACCTTCCAGCGCGACGACGGCCGAGGCGGTCGAGACAGCCGCGAACCGGGCCGGCTCGGGGTCGAGCCGCCGGAGCCGTTCGGCCGTCCGAACGACCGTGAGCCCGGCGGTGGTCCGGACGCCTTCCGCGGCGGGCGCGGCGTGGACCGGGACGGCCGTCTCGACCCCCGTGACCGCCTGGAACCGCGCGACCGCCTGGAACCGCGCGACCGCCCAGGGCCGCGCGGCGACCAGTACCGGGACAGGCCGGATGGCCCGGTCAGGCCCGACCGGCCAGCCGGCAACCGCCCGGACGAGCCGTTCAACGACCGCTCCGGCGCCCGCGGTGAGCCCTACCGCGACCGGCCGCCCGGCCCGGCCCGAGCTGACCGGCCGGACCGGCTCGGCGCCCGCCCGGACGAGCCGTTCAACGACCGCTCCGGAGCCCGCGGGGAGCCGTACCGCGACCGCCAGGCGGGGCCGGCTCGGGCCGACCGGCCCCGGGCAGACGAGCCGTTCGACGACCGCTCGGGGCCGCGCGGCGAGGTCTTCCGGGACCGCTCCGGAGCCCGGGGCGAGCCGTACCGGGACGGACCCAACGGCCGGCCCGCCCGCCCGGGCCCACCACGCCCGGAGCCGCAGCGCGACGAGCGACCGCGCCACGACCCACAGCGCAAGGACTCACCCCGCCCTGGGCCGCCGCGCGAGCCCGCTCAGCCCGAGGGCCCTCGTCCCCTGGGCGCCCGGCGCCCGGCGCCGGCGGACGACCGGTCGGGCCCCCGCGGCGCCCGCCCGCGTGACGAGGCCTACGGCGGCCCGTCGAGTGCTCGGAACGAGCCAAACCGGGACGGCCCGGCCCGGCTCCCGCGGGACGGGCGGGATGCCCGGGATGCCCGGCCCCGTCAGGATGGCGACAGCGATGAGTACGCTGGCCAAGGTCGCGGCTATGGTCGCCGTGGCGACGGGAGTGGGCCGCACCCGGCCGGGGCCCGCCGTGCCGGTGGCCGCGACGCTGGCGGCCGCGATGGCCGCCCGCCGGAAGAGATCTACGATGCCGAGACAGTCCTGCCCAGCCGGGCGCCTGGTCGTCCTCGGTCCGACGACCCTCGCCGCCGGCCGGGCCCGCCCCCGCCGAGCGACCGGAGCTGGTAA